Within the Rosa rugosa chromosome 2, drRosRugo1.1, whole genome shotgun sequence genome, the region TGAAACGCATGAAGGAGCGGTGAATACACacatttctatgcatgtaattttatctaaaacactagaaataagttaatctTCAAGTCAATTATAATGTAATtgatccatttttatttacttcATAGGAAATAAGCGGCGTTACGGAAATCATGAGATAATATGCAAAATTGGAGTATTCCGACAAAACGACTAAATTGTCGACACGGTCAACCATGGTCAATACAAGCTAGAGAGCGAAACTCAACTAGATATGGAAATACTCGAAATTGTGGAAAGTGAGgaggaaagaaaaatagaaaggaagaaaaaagaaaacttctgttaattaatcaaacttttgattaattaatcaaatgttTTGCCAGAGCCATCACGTGCAGCAATTACAAATTGCTTATTAATTGCCTTGAGCCAATCCTGCTATGACATATGGCAGTTGGTTTCTTAATTCAGCCACTTGCAGACCACGTGCCCCTCATCCACTCTTTCTCACACGAAACAGTAGCCTTTCACCCATTAtcatccttcttttttttttgagaagaaaaggaaactATAACAAGAAACCCCTTGGACACCTAAGGCTAGCAGAATCCAAAAGCAACGCGGACGAGGCCACAGTCGGAATGGAGTTGAACCAAATCTTTGGATTGGAAAGATCATGACCCATTGAGGTGATAACATCCGCAACGAAATTAGCCTCACGAAAAACATGAGAGAAGGAAACAGCCTCAAATTTCGCAGCAAGGCAGCTAATGTCGGCGATCaaggatatgattctccaaggAGTGGCACAAACTTTATTAATGCAGTTGATAATAAGAAGCGAGTCACCTTCCACCAGAATTTTTTTGATGTTATGACGAAGCGCCTGTATAAGGCCATCTTTGAGAGCACAACCTTCCGCAATAGGAACTGACGTGACACCAAGCTTACGGGCACCCGCCAGGATAGGCCTACCATTAGAGTCCCTGATAATGAATCCCGCAGCAGCCCTGCTGTGAGCTTTAACGGAACCATCAAAGTTGAGTTTAAAGAAACTATCAGGAGGAGGCTTCCAAATAATCGGAATGGCTGAAGAAGAAGCCGTCTTCGAAGCAGGCTGATTGTTTCTTCTGTAGTTGTAGCCAACTGAGGCAGCTGAAAGTGTGATGCTATTTGGGGAAGCAAGAGAATTGTTGAAAATGAAGTTGTTCCTCGCCCCCCAAATTTGCCAGCACAACAAAATACAATCTTCAATAGTGGTATAGGACTCTTTATCGAACAAATGTAAAATCCAGTCCAAGAGATTGGAAAATCTTGTAGGAGAAGGTAACTTGGGCACCCAACTCCAGATTTGACTAGCAAAAGAACAGGAATGGAAAAGATGGTTGCAGTCTTCCAAACCTGTTCCACAAAAAGCACAAGAAGATACCATAGCCTGATTATAACGAGCAATGTAAGCCCTGGTTTTCAGTCTTCCCCTAAAAAACAACCAAGCAAAAATTTTAACTTTCGGGGGAAGGTTAAGCTTCCACATTTTATTCAGAATAGAAGTCTGACTATGAGAATTAGAATTGCATTGGAGCCAAGTAGCAGATTTAATGGAGAAAGATCCATTTGCTGTAGGACCCCAAACAAAATGGTCTTTCAACTCCGAAACCGGAATAGGAATGGCAACAATATGGTCAATAATATGCTGATCCAAAACCGAAGCCAATTTTTGAACATTCTAGTTCCCAAAAGTGATATAGTCACTAACAGATTCATTTAAATCAACAGCAGCCTTAGCAACATCATCCAAAAGATTAAATAAAGGAAAGTCAAAAACCCAGTTAAAGGTCCAAAACTTAACATCCTTACCAGAACCAATTATCCATCTCATTCCCTGGAGGATAAGGTCACGAGAATCAAGAATGCCCTTCCAGGCCATCGAATGATTAGCTTGTTTCTTAAGATCAAAAAAAGAATGCTTCCTTAAATATTTATCATCCTTCTCTCTCACCCAAAACCTAGTACATACTAGAAAATGcacccgcgcgatgctgcgggaatATAAGCAATATTGTTTGATTCAATGCTGCTAAATTTAGAAACATTgctatattatatattatatagtgTTTTACATGTTCAAAATTCTGGTAAGTTAGCCAGATTTCAAAGTTAAATATCCTAACAACAGTAGGTGTCTATGTACAAAGTCTGATTCGTCATTTGCGAAAAATGATAAGTGCTCCGAAATTTCAGCTGAGCTGTTGTAATTGGAAAACATAAGTAATAATGTCAATCAATAAGAAAGAGTGATTATTTGGTTCTGTAAattgaaatcattgaaatggTTTTGTATGGAGTAAGCACAAACATTAATCAATAAGGCATTGGAATGTAGAGATGGATTGTGTTACCTATAAACAACCAGCTACATATGACGTGATCAGAGCTCTGCAAAATACTAATGTGAAGTGAAACGTATAGTGCAATGAGTGTTGAGATATTTAGCAATGTGAGTATACTATGTTATAAGATAGGAATGTAACTGATTACAACAATAACTAAAAATAGGAATCAAATTCTCGAATTATCAGAAAAACAAAATGGACCTTACTAACTTCTGTGTAGAAGTCTGTGGGGAGAATgaatcaagggggtttgattaAAATCCAAGTGACATCCATTAGCCATAAATGCTTTCACCTGTATATTAACATCAATCCTCTGATATTATTGCTAATATGCCAAAAATTCAACTCAAAGTAAATAAATTGTCCTCACCTTCAATGTCTTTGTCACTATCAAGGTCTTTTTAGGATCAAAAAACCTCATCATTTGAGCCCTTGTGCATAAAAAAGGCACGGCCTCATCATTGGTTGTAAACATCCCATGCATCAACCATAGTGATTTATCACATCCCTATCATAAAATTTTATATGCAGGGATCAGGTTATATTTCTTATCGATCAAGGTCATTGACATAATATCAGGTTCCataagtttcatgaaactggaaAACTAACCTGCACATTAGACACAACCATTTGAGCTCCATGCATCCATCCAACATGTGGTTGGTAATTTGAGGAGGCAACTTTAAGTTTCTATAGGGTAAATCCTTAGAATGTTCCTCTGTGTGAACCTAGAGATTATAACACAACACCAAGTATGAAAATCATTACATCATGACAACTGCTAGAGAACACATATAACAAAGTTCGTATTGGATAGGTTTGATGTCAGCTGCAGTTTTGTTCTCAGTTTTTCTACCACTGTCACTCTGTACCCATTAAAAGAAGTACTGTAAAGAAGCACACGCTTATAAACAAAATTGGGGAGAACATAAACTGCATTAggcctctaaaaaaaaaaaaaaggactattACTCAACAAAAGTCTAAATAGcacaaccaaactttaataATTTGACAATTCATTGAGTTCTACAAACTCTTTAACTGATTCTACATGTCGTTCTCTAATTCTTTTGATTTTAAAAGCAATATTTGGCTTCAATATGTGTTCTTGTTCAAAAGACCAAGTCCAACGATAGAGATAGATTCCTTAAATTGGTATAAATCAATTAATATTTACATAACTCCCAAGACAAATGATCCCCAAAACAATATGGGTTATGATAATGACAACCCAAAAGGGGGTATACGTGCACTAAGAGCAATGGCAAAAAGAGGATATACCCAAATCAAACACACACCTCTTCGAAAACCCAGCAACCTCttcaaccaaaatcttcaatcTCTCCTCTTCTTTCTGATATCCTAACGATCtaccatcaaaatcaaaaaccttACATCaaatccaaaggaaaagaaactaTATTACAAAACTTCACTTCAGTTACCATTTCAATTAATCATATTAGGCAACTCTTCAAGTAAGCATAAACACAGCAAAGCGACTAACTGAATTTAACTTTCAACAAACTCAGAATCGAAACTCTGAAATTATAGAATCAAATTCAATCACCTAAGAAAACCCCCAATTCAGTAACCCTAACAGTAAAAGCTAATCAAACGCAACACAGCAAAACTCAATTCCCAATTTCCGAACCGCAATCAATAACCTGAATCAGAAGAGAACAACAAAAATCCCAACCAAAACGAAAAAACATTCTGGGAAACAATACCTTCAATACGAAACGCTCTTCTCTCCACCGATCTGAATCTCGCAGACTCCAATCTCGTATAAAACTGCTTCGACTTCTTCTTCTACTGAATCAGAGGGGATCGAACTCGATGATGATGAGATTATGAGAACAAACTCTGGACTCTGGTAAATTATTTCTATTGTGAAACACCACCACCGTCAGACTAAAACAGAAACCATCGCGGCATCGCGTAAGAATGGTGTAGAAGAATGGCAAACTTGTAATTGAGGGAGACATAAAGGGCAAAAGCGCCACTTCATTTTGCACAGTGATGAACAGTTAACCGGGCtttagatatatgtataatatataCACGTACCTATATATACCTgacgaaggagaagagagaCCCAACAGATAGCAGCGCCGCACCACAAAAAAAcagggcagccctttgggctgctctctttcttATTCTCTTCTCCCATcctcttctcctccattttccatattttctttagttttattttagggatttgaaggatttactcacccaaagcttcaaagATTCATGAAAGACttctcctctacaagattcaagacttgggtaattgtgggagttgtaaatcaaaactagtcatgctagctttttagctatttgtgactattcttgttttctcctacacttctcttctcttttgtatttgaattttgtaattttgatgtcgatgattatgggttgtgagtaatttccttgttgggggttagggttgtgtgccctagcccaaattttgtgtaaaagatgtttaatttaatgtaatgatgcaattttcatatgatggatgcttatatctatttttgttgggttaaaatgcatgtctagcagcctagtcaactctagggtgtgtattttgagcatgcctaggacggagttagaggcttgaccccctctaattcccaagctagaaaccttcaatttcgtattcgagggtttataagcatggtgatttacacctgttatgtgattgcgcaggcgggtcgcttagtagtctaattcatcgatctctacgcctcttgatgtgaattagtgacctttgaaccggctctaattcatgctaagtgagttcctacggcccttgaaccggagtaggaataccatgaaagggaatttcggtccttgagccttgaactgccttggatacgactaccgccaaagtaggaattTGCATCTAccttagattagcttccgacacatagaatttaggtgaaggaacctccctagcacccgacattctcattttcattgtttacatttcatttttatttttatttctttacatttcattacattttgttaatttaaaatcctctctcaaaatattgaactcttccactcatttgtgcatatccaccactaggctcttagttttgattaggctttggtgagaaccaaagccgagcattgctaaggcttggtgccttagattagcctttttattcactttatttttattttttttgcttagtgactttagttccgattACCCAacgattgtgggttagccactaatccccttggtacgataaactttgggctcaatatttccctatcttgacaatgatacgtacacTTGCGTAATTGTGTATCAAGTCAAGCGGCTGTAAACTTTCTTTTCTGGGGCTGATCTAATTATACATAGTACATACTGttaaccaaaagaaaacaaaacaaaaacaaaaacaaatacacTAATCTCAGCAAACAATCCAAAATCAAACTCTGAAGCTTAGTACTAATCTCAACAAACATATTGAACTGGGTTTGCTATAATCAAGAGTGCCAAAattcataagaaaaaaaaattaatagcaACAAGAAAATATCAAAGCTTTAAACACAACTTCTCGGTTCCTAGATCGcatcgaaaaagaaaaaattcaagcTTCATCTCATCCCCTCCAGATCTAAGATTCCATAGCCTGCAATACATAGTTCAAAAATCATAAATCATAAACCATAATCATAATCATATCTAATATAAACCCAATCTGATCTCAACCCAAAAAGAGATAAAATTGAACTATTAGTCTACCACCCTACCCAAATCAAATAGAATATTACATACAATGAAAAAGAATACCTGATGGAGATGATGGAGAACACCGAGAACGGCGACCTTAACTGGGGGATGGAGTTTGTCGATTAGCCGAGGTGGACGGATCTGATGAAGAACATAGATCGCCTCATCTAGTCTCAAAGGACATGGCCTAATTTTGTTTGCGACCTAATGTTTGTGGAAGATGGCGAGAGACAGAGAAATCGGAGAATGAgaattgaagagagagagagagagagataagagtGAGGGCGTGAGGTTGTGGAGAATGAGGCTGAAATCTCTAGGGTTATAAGAATTTATATGAGGTAGTTGCAATTGTGTGTGGTAAGGTGCAACATAAACAACAATCATCCAATAAGAAAGAGACAAcacattaaaaaaatatatgtatttaaaattcggtcAAATTCGGTTGACTTCGGTCAGTTTAAAAGGCTGAACCGGTCCAGTTCGGATGATGAGTTTTTGACTGCTTTTCTCAGCCGGTTTGGTTACCGGACCGTTTTTCCTgcccggttcggccggttttcgACTCCCGGTTTCAGTTTagccggtttttttttttttttaaataaaggtATGACATACATCAAGGTAGCTGCACTAACCCACTCCATTTTGATGTATCGTTCATGAGTTTTCTATATCCATGTTATGGGCTAACTAGGTAGCTGCACATATACATGCAAAATATGAAATCAAGTGACCAAGCCAGGCTAGGAAGTACCTAGCTTGTATCTGGCGGAGAAGAGTAAAGTCACGTACTGCACGCACTATTGAATATGCATGGAGGCAGATATATTAAAATAGATAGCAGAGTAGCAGTCGATTGCATGCATGACGTACAGGTCTGCAGAGCAGGAAAATTAATTACTTTGAAAGTGATCGAGTCTTGCCCACAAAAAACCAATGAGGTATGAGCTTGCGAGAGTGATGATGAGGCTCTACTGTGAGGTATTAGTTTGATTTGGTATATGTGATTTCCATGCCGGGTCTATTAGTTCTATCCGTTTCCGTTGATGTTCAATATTTAATGTCTAAAGTTGTTTGGTTGTTCCCCTTTTGTTGCAATTGTTTTCGCTTATCTTTGGAGGTTTGTACAAGAGATTCGAAGCTCTGACTAAAATCTTCTTTGCTAGGTTAAAAAAGAACGTAGAATGCAGTCAACGCTTGTGTGCAACACCTGGccaaataaattacataaaaaaaTTGGACAAGGTTAAACTTTTGTATCCTATTTTTGAACTCCTTGCTGGGAAATTACaggcaaaagaaaaggaaaataattctTATTGGATCCATCACCACCTGAGGAAAGTTGATGatataaaaaaggaaaattgaataaaaattaGACTATTTTCCGCAtgagctttttctttttttgagaatattttcCGCATGAGCTTTAGAAGTCAGTCCGGCTTCACCTTCCAATGAAACATCCCACAAGTGCAAAGACTTGCAGTGGAGATCGAAGTTCCAGTTTTACTTCCAGTCTTGAAGCGTGTAGTCGGTGAGGGAAAAaggcagaaagaaagaagactAATCTTCAATATAATTTATATATACCACCAATTGGCTTTGCTAGCTATCCCTGTTACACAGCATATAAATAAGGCCTGCACATCTAAAAAACAATCAATGTGGAGGTCAACAAATGGCTCATCATGCCTTGCCTTTTCCCGATATATCTTATTATTCTCTTCCAACATATTTACAAGCATTCATGCATGCAACCAAAATGAACGCagctctcactctctcttcatctcctccTTTAAATTGGACCTCCACTAACTGTTGCTTTTGGGAAGGCATCACTTGTAATCGGGGCGTTTTGGTGATCACCTATTTGCTGTTACCTTCCAGAGATCTCAGCTGGCTCAAGGGAGGTATATTTCCTTCGTCGTCGATCACTTGGGAATCTGACATAGCTTACCCACTTGAATCtcttgtaagatcaaatatggacataacacatatcatcataaagtaattgatgattagcttaatatcaatcctagtttaacatggatacaaacagtaaatcaatactagtgacttaatgaagtaatgtatcaattcattaaggatagtaatccattgcttagtctacaagaaaggctacaagttgtgatacattaggaatctaaccgtgaaacctaaaccgacaaggaatgctttaatgggaagcttcttgaggtttaagtctcatatatatacggatgaattggtccctaattactaccacgactattgcataagttctgtccattgagaagcaagttggtaagtaacataagaccacattcagtgattgagttaagcagttgcataagatggaatccatgtctgttattgctgaaggtaagccttaatccttttatgattgttgtgcatatgttgtgagcatgtaattatggttaTACATCTCTCTCATAAATATTCACTTTATGATTCGCTATCTAGATCAAACTGGATTCTTCTTGTCCTTGTAATGTTGAGATCCTAGCTAGATTTGAGCTATATATAACCTTCTTTTTGGAGACGTACCTTTTTCTCAACGATCCATTAATATCCGGATACTGGACTTGTCCAGTAACCTATCAGTTCCAAGGAGCAATTCCATCTTCATTCTTCCAAAATGTTTGACTAGTTCTAATGTCTGCAGCAAGTCCTTCATCACTGGGTCTATACCATTACGTACCATCCTCTAATATTTGTCTTCATTCTTATTCCTTGATGAAGCTATTAGATTTTTCCTTCAATAAATTCAATAGCAGTATTTCTTGTGGCTAAGGAAGTGTACATTTGAAACTACAGGTATTTCGTGCTGGTCATAATAACGTCTCAGGATTACTTTCACAAGATCTCTATAATGTTACGGAACTTGATAACAGAACTTGCATTGCCTttaaattcatatatatatggagCCATTAGTGAAAAAATTGCCAACCTCACCAACCTCAAAACCATTGAcctcaactccaacagattgaGTGACATGCTCCCTATGACTACGTTGAAACTCGTATTCCTTCAGTCCAACAATCTAAAAGCTTCTTTGCCCCAATCTTTGATGAACTGCCCCAAGCTTAATTATGTTAAGGGTAGTATAGTAATATTGCTTGTTTGGTTGTCTTTTAGTATATAAAGAAAAGTTTGTTGTAAAAATGTAATTAGATATTGAAGTCCACAATGTAGTCCTCAACTTTTTCTGCGTTTCTtttccttccttcttcttcttcttcctagaATTCtagcatggtatcagagcaatggCGGCCTGACCATTGCTTCTCCGCTGCAATTCTCTCCGTTCTTAGTTTCTTTTGTGTTTCAATATAGAGAAATCGAATCGAATAAGCCCCACAATCCCCTAATCAgattcccaaaccctaaaattgtcaatctctctcaatcCCTTGTCATCATCACCGAGCCGCCGTCCAATTACGAACTCTCGCCGTCTCCGGAGTCTACGTCTTTCTGCTTTCTACTCTCGCCGTGTCGCCGGTGACCACTGGACCTCATTGGACCTCTATCTCTGACCGGAGGTCAAGATAACTCAACTGCTTCCGATGAGATTCCATCGACATCTGTGCCGTCGGTCGATTCAGGTCTGGAGATTACAGACGACAATTCCGACTTCGACTCCGACGGTGTTGAAATTTCAGAGTGTGTCGTTCGAGCTTTGGCTCAAACGCTGCGTTCTATCTTCTTCTTGGTAAATCTTGACTGTGCCTTTCATGATAGTTCAATCGGTTCAATTGCTTCTTGAAAATTAAGTGGGGTATATTGAGTGCTACTGCTGTGTGACCTACTCTGCTTATTGATTGCCTCGTATTACTTGAATTATCAACTCAGTCTGCTTAGGTGATGGTATTTGGTGTTATAAGGATGATATGTTGTCATTTGGTACTCTGTGATATCTGTTCTTTACTTGAAGATATTCAATTGTCATGTGCCATAGCCCTTCATCTCTCTTCTTGATTTCCTTTAAACTTGTCTTTCTATTTGCTGATGTACAATTACCATCAAAACAAAATTTGTACAATTACCAAATTTCTTCTTGATTCCCTTTAAACTTCTCTTTCCCCTCTTCTGTACAATTACCATTGAAACAAAATTTGTACAATAACCAATGCAATTACCTACTTTCTTCAATCCTTTCGTTTCATGTTCGTTTTCAGTTTTTGCTTCTGTACAATTACCATCCAAAACAActcaagatcaaaatatgtACAATTACCATTCAagatcaacttttttttttcccttctgcACTTTTCTTGTTTTTACCTTCTTTCCTATACTCTTCTAGGCTGAGGCTGTGGGCACTTCATTCGAGATGGGACTGCTGTAGTTACTTTGCTGACCTTGGATATCTCAGCTTGGTAGTTGTTCTGCCCTCACAGTTGTGCTATTAAAAGAAAGGGCAGGGTTGGTGAATTGTGGCATGTTCCATTGCCATGCAACAATTATATATGGGCCCTCATGATATGGTGAATGTGTGTATTAAAAATGTCCATCTGTTCTGTTTATGTATATAATATGGAAAAGATTTTCCAAGGATATAGATCAATCAGGAGTCAAACCTGAGTCACATAGGCAACTTGAGGTTTCTAGATATGATTTTGGTTGTCTGTCTTCCTTACCACATAACTTATCAGGTGAAGCAATACTTGAGAAAATTGAGGCCTTGAGGACCCAAAGCACTTGGAGGTTCCCTTCCTCTCCTCCAGATACTACTATGTTGAACTGTAGGCAAGCCTCTCGGCCTATGAAGCTATGGCGATCACTTTTGCTCATTCCTCCCGGTTGATATACTATTCTCAAATGACTTTACTGCAAACTAGTTCTTGGTTCCCCAAGCACTAGTTTGAGGGGGATGTAAAGAGTATAATTGGTAATGAAGAAAATGATCTAGAAGTGGACACGTACGTGTTTAGCTGGAATAGTCTCTAGTCTCTAGTCTCTATTATAAGTCTCTGTTAGTATAAAATTGAAACTCTTCCATCATGTTAATTCTCAGCCTTGTAGAAACAGTTACTGTATCAATACGATTGTAattttcttcatcttttctctctaaatttttcttccttctccatCTTAAGGGTAGTATAGTAATAGTGcttgtttggttttcttttagTATATAAAGAAAAGTTTGCTGTAAAAATGTAATTAGATATTGAAGTCCACAATGTAGTCCTCAACTTTCTCTGCGTTTCTtttccttccttcttcttcttcttcctcctttagATTCATACCTAGAATTCTAGCAAATTATAGAACTGCACTTGCCATTTAATCACTGGGAAGGGGACATTTCCATGTTTAATTTATCCAAGCTTACTCAACTAAGTAAACATGATCTAGCACAGAATCACTTGACTAGTATCTTGCCAATAAGCCTTTACTCATGCAAGTCCCTGAAAACAATATTAGATTCATGAATAGAGGTGATCACCTTTAATGACATAGAGGGGGAAATACAACCTGATACTGTCATTGAAATCCTTGTCCTTTCTT harbors:
- the LOC133731995 gene encoding phosphoinositide phospholipase C 6-like encodes the protein MHGAQMVVSNVQGCDKSLWLMHGMFTTNDEAVPFLCTRAQMMRFFDPKKTLIVTKTLKVKAFMANGCHLDFNQTPLIHSPHRLLHRS